In a single window of the Prinia subflava isolate CZ2003 ecotype Zambia chromosome 3, Cam_Psub_1.2, whole genome shotgun sequence genome:
- the LIPI gene encoding lipase member I: MLKLCFFICLVYWVKSDEEQECPQFTDLNIGNALSGTELHVQLLLYTRENHDCSEKLIEHNVTASEYLNTTKKIVFVIHGFRPTGSPPAWLGDMKRLLLSSEDINLIIVDWNRGATTVNYITAVENCRKVAEILKDYIDQMLVGGASLGSMHMIGVSLGAHIAGFVGQKYNGKLGRITGLDPAGPSFSREPPERRLDPTDAQFVDVIHSDIDVLGFKKPLGTIDFYPNGGMDQPGCPKTFFSGLQFFKCDHQRSVFLFLSSLKSKCDIITYPCDSYLDYKRGKCVDCDAFQPMSCPVLGYHADRWKKLLISSSSPTKAYFDTSDKDPFCMYNYILDITTWNKSIRRGFIKVKIIDYAGNTVESQMNSEASTFQQYKRVKILTGFHQDIEKIAKISLTFSTKTLIGPKQKLRILQMKLKSLNNPKRLQLCRYDFVLMESTEVTFKPIPCSERGS, from the exons ATGCTGAAATTGTGTTTCTTCATATGTTTGGTATACTGGGTGAAATCAG ATGAGGAACAAGAGTGTCCCCAGTTTACAGACCTTAACATAGGCAATGCTTTGTCTGGAACAGAACTCCATGTTCAGCTACTCCTGTACACAAGGGAAAATCATGATTGTTCTGAGAAACTCATTGAACACAACGTTACTGCATCTGAGTACCTGAACACAACCAAGAAAATTGTCTTTGTTATTCATGGCTTCAGGCCAACGGGATCTCCTCCAGCATGGCTGGGCGACATGAAGAGGCTTTTACTGTCCTCAGAGGATATTAATCTCATTATAGTTGATTGGAATCGAGGTGCCACTACTGTGAATTACATAACTGCTgtggaaaactgcagaaaagtTGCAGAAATACTGAAGGATTATATTGACCAGATGCTG GTGGGTGGAGCTTCTCTTGGCTCTATGCATATGATTGGAGTTAGTCTTGGTGCTCATATAGCTGGTTTTGTTGGCCAGAAGTATAATGGCAAACTTGGCAGAATTACAG GTCTGGATCCAGCAGGCCCTTCGTTCTCTCGAGAACCACCAGAGCGCAGACTGGATCCTACTGATGCACAGTTTGTGGATGTAATCCACTCAGATATTGATG TACTAGGTTTCAAGAAGCCTCTAGGAACCATTGATTTCTATCCAAATGGAGGAATGGATCAGCCTGGTTGtccaaaaacatttttcagtg GACTTCAGTTTTTTAAATGTGACCATCAGAGATCTGTCTTCCTCTTCTTATCGTCTTTGAAAAGCAAGTGTGACATAATAACATATCCTTGTGACTCCTATTTGGACTACAAGAGAGGAAAATGTGTTGATTGTGATGCTTTCCAGCCAATGTCCTGCCCAGTACTGG GTTATCATGCTGATAGATGGAAAAAACTGTTGATATCTTCTAGTTCACCAACAAAAGCTTACTTTGATACCTCGGACAAAGACCCATTCTGCA TGTATAACTACATATTGGACATTACTACCTGGAATAAAAGCATTAGGAGAGGTTTcattaaagtgaaaataataGATTATGCTGGAAACACAGTAGAGTCACAGATGAATAG tgAAGCTTCAACATTTCAGCAATATAAAAGAGTCAAAATACTGACTGGATTTCACCAAGACAttgaaaaaattgcaaaaatcTCCTTGACCTTTTCTACGAAGACTTTAATAGGCCCAAAACAAAAGCTTAGGATTCTTCAGATGAAGCTGAAATCTCTCAATAATCCAAAAAG GCTACAGCTTTGCAGATACGATTTTGTACTGATGGAGAGCACTGAAGTGACCTTCAAACCTATCCCTTGCTCTGAGAGGGGTTCATGA